The window AAGTGAAAAGACGAGTAGATTACTTTTTTTTATGTTCATCATATGCCGAAATGTGAGCAGGATCAATTTTTTTAAGTGATTCAAATATGTTTTTATCACGATAGTTTGCGAGGACTTCACAAAATTCTAAATATTTAGTATCAAAAAATACACGAAGCAATGTGCTTCTAGAAAATACTTTCGCTCTTAGTTCTTCAATAGTTTTGATAAAGTTCATAAGTTGCGAGGCTGGTGCTTGGGGTTCTTCAGACTGCAGGTCTAAACCATCGTAATGGTATTCAAAATAACTCTTGCGAAAATCTTGAAATTTTTCATTGAGAATTTCAGAAACGAAATCAGATCGTGAAAAAGTTGTTTCCCCCTTCTGCCAGCCGGCTGAAAAACTCGATGATGCGCCTTGATTTGCAATTGATAAAGCTTTTGTAAAATATGCCGTGCCTCCTGCTGGTTCGTAGGAATCGAAATCAAATCCGAGCGCAATGTATACATAATAATCCAAAAAACTTGTCAACGGATCGAACATATTGGGATTAAAATAAAGAGTTTGATTCTTGTCATAAATGAAATCCCAATTGGTGTCCATGTGTTTTAGCATCAACGAGACTTTTTGCGAATTGAAAATTGGGCGCTGACTTGTAATCACAACCTGTGCATTGTACCTATTTGACGAACTTGCCGAACGTAC of the Ignavibacteria bacterium genome contains:
- a CDS encoding DUF4835 family protein produces the protein MNKFYKILFASFFIFASIVDISNAQEIQLTVNMNVEPLAVQYKENLASFKNLIEDYVNKNRWTGINWTSPKIPLNMSILVRSASSSNRYNAQVVITSQRPIFNSQKVSLMLKHMDTNWDFIYDKNQTLYFNPNMFDPLTSFLDYYVYIALGFDFDSYEPAGGTAYFTKALSIANQGASSSFSAGWQKGETTFSRSDFVSEILNEKFQDFRKSYFEYHYDGLDLQSEEPQAPASQLMNFIKTIEELRAKVFSRSTLLRVFFDTKYLEFCEVLANYRDKNIFESLKKIDPAHISAYDEHKKK